Within Colletotrichum destructivum chromosome 11, complete sequence, the genomic segment TGCTGCccactcgccgccgacgtagGAGCCGCACCAGCACTGGTTGCCATTCTGGAGGCCGGCAAACTGGTAGAAGCGACGGTAGCAATTCTGCCAGCACTTGGGGACGCTCAGGGAAGGGTCGCCGTTGGGGGTGAagttgatgtcgaggaggggCATCTCCGGGTCCTCGACGTAACAGCCCATATTTTTCCAGGCTGTTGGGGAAGGGCCGAGGGTGGGTGCGGTGGAGGTGGGCGAGCTGGTGGTAgtggtcgaggtcgtcgtctgGGTAGCTTTTACCTTGGTCCATGTAATGACGCAGTATGAGTTCCAGTTGTACCATGTCTTGcagtcgaggccgacggaTGGATTCCAACTACTGAACTCGTCCGGGGTAGCCTTGAAGTAATCGCGCACCCATTCACAAGtcttgtcatcgtcgttgttgaACCAGTCGGCGCAGTCAGAGGTTGTCTCCGGATCGTAGGGGAGCAATGGGGTGTTCGTGCAGCTCGCCTTGTGCGCAAGAAGCGCCAGCCCAACAAGAGATAGCAGCCAAGAGGTCTTCATGATGGAGGAGTGCTACAGGACTGGCTCAGCAGGCGAGGGTTGTGGTGCAGGTCCAAGAAAAGAAGATGAAAAAGGGCGGGCAGCAAAGTACATGCCGTAAGACATTGCAGGTATGGGTATTGTATCCGTATAAGCATAGACAATTGCTTGATACAGTCTAGTCCGAGGGTCTGGTGCAAGGGCCTAGTGCTCACAAGCGAGTTGAGGTAGAAGTTGGGCCAAGCCGTTGCCAAGAGTGTAATGTTCACAGGACCCAGTTAAAGACAACTTCGGGAAGGTCCTCACTTATCACATCTTTCGGGCAAAACCCCCAGTTTGGACCGCTGCCGTTCTGGTCCAGGTACGCCGTTGCTATGCATCAAAGTCGGCCGCAGCGGACTGTAAGTTGTGACAGCCACTTCAGGGGTCATCTTTCCTTTCGCCCCTTGCAGATTCACCCGTAACCCGTCCCCCTTTTCCAAGAGAGCCAAGCAAGGCTGAATTGAGAAGGTGCTGGGTGGTTAAATCAGGGTTGTCCCGTGACCGTAACAGGCTTAAGCCCCCGTGGGAAGAGTTAGACGAGCAAATGCAGAGGGGCTGTCCCTCCCTGCACAGCACCTTTTGATTAGTTAGCGTCATAATACCAGAGATGCCTTAACACTAGCAactgccctgccctgcctaTGTCCCATCCATTTGGGGACAGACGGATTCTCTACCCATCCTTGATTGGGCAAATGTTTCTAGGCAGTCTCGGGCAACGAATCTGATTGACTTTACCCCGCCCGTGGCGGAAATATGTCTGCACTCGATGGAATAGATTGTTATATAATCTGTCGCGTGACAACCAACAATGACCCCATATGCTGTACGTTCACCTTACACCACATAAGATAAGGCAAGCAGACACCCTTTCTGCCACTCACCGGGCACCATACTCAATTCATTGACCGTACGTACGGCGCAGCACTTCGAGAATAATCACCAGGGCGAAATCATCGTTCCATCGCCAGTCGCTGACCTCCCTGATATTCCGCTTTCTGGCCAATAGACCTCTGCAAAGGGCCTACATTATCTCACCTCATCTCAACCACACCCAAACTAGCAAGCAGTCCGAGGCATTCATCCGTCTCACAGTCTTCTTTCTTCACCAATCCATCCTCTCCTCTATCAGCAAGCAATTTGCGTGGCCCAACACTATGACTACCGCTACTACCACGGCGACCTTCCACCCATTTCCACGCCTCCCCACTGAGCTCCGCGCTCGTGTCTGGAAGCTGACCGTCGAGCCTCGCATCGTCGAGGTGCGCGCGAACAACAACGTCGAGGGATCCGAATCAGTGGTCAAGTGGCTACCGCGGATGCGCTACCTATGCTCGCCtaccccagccccagcccaGCTGCAAACTTGCCGCGAGGCCCGCGAACACCTCACTACATGCCCCGATTCTGTATATCGATTTGACAAGGCCTTTTCCGAGCTCGCAACGATATCGTCCGAGGGTGGCCCGCGGCAGGAGCGTTATGTCTGGTTCAACTTCGACATTGACATGCTCTCTATTGGGAGGACGGATTTGCACGAATTCAAGGCTGTAGCCTACCAGATTCGCCGGCTACGGCTTCAGCGGTTCATCTCAGACGAGTACTTTTCCCGCAACGAGTCGCTGTTAATTAGCTGGTGGTTTAGGAATGTTGCTGAGGTTCAACTAATTTGTCTAGATGGCATTAGGGTGGCCTACTTGATGACTGAAGACACAGACTTTCCCTGTGGTCCTGAGAATGTGTATTTTGTTGACCTAGAAGAGATGGGTGGGACGATGATGAACAGTATCGACCTGGATGCTATGGTGACTAGAGAGTACGAGGAACGTTATGGGCCAGGAGAACAGGATTGAAGGGGAAAAGTTTCAAAGGTCGTTTTGCCagtgctgctggctgctaTTGTAGTGGTCTTTGATTCTCACAGCTCAAAAGGCGTGAGCAGTAGAAGATAGAGATGATATTTTTTGTTTTCTAAAACGCAACCTCCACTGTCGTATGTGAACTGCAAGATGGAGTGTTGGTCACACCTGTAGGTGTCTCTGAACGGTGACTTTGTGACTTTCGGTAGGCGCTCCTGATGAAACTGTGTAAATTATGACCTACAACTAGAAGCAGGTGGAAATGTCCGCAAGACCCCATCCAATCCTTTTGACGGAGCATTCTCAGGGAGACCTATTACATATGTGTAGATATACCTGAGCGGGGTTAAATCTCGCCCAGCCACTATGCCAAAATTGACACTAAGCCAGGCATACTATATTCGGAATTGCCCTGTACTTATTAATTACATCTTGGCATCTGCAGTTCTTCTGCACAGCCGTTCCCATTCTACGCAGGAAcgctctcccctctccctcgtaCTAATGCTGTCCTGCGGCGGAGCTATAGAAGCAGCCACATCCGGCGTACCCCGTCTAACGTTACATTCTACTAACACCCTAGAGGGTCCAGGTTCTTCTAATGCAAGTCAAGTGTAATTTAGACATCGCACCTAACAAGGTCATTAAGGACATATCTATAAACTTTCGTCAGACCTAAGTAATAGACACACTAGATCTTAGCAGCAGCGCAGCTTTTCTAGCTCCCTAGTTAAGGGGATTGTGAGGTATTAGTAGGGTTAAGTCACGCAGCCAAGCCTCCTCTTGTACTTTGCCTTCATACTATTCTTTATCCACTGCTTACAAGCCAGTATTTCCGCTCTCCCAACAGTCTGCCTGCTATTCTTTATAGCACACTCCTCCCTTCactccctcttcttcccattccTTCATCATACTTTTTAACATTCACCATCTTTCATCAGCATCTACTCTCCGGATGGATTAAGACGGTTTTTCAGACTCTCGCTCTatttcctcctctccatgAGAAGCCGCTGTACGAAATTTAGCTATCTTGTCGTCTATGAAGACTTCTTCTCTCTGCACCCTCGTGGCCGCGGCAGCCAGGGCCTTGGCGTCCtcggacctcgacgcccagcAAACAGATGATGAGATCGACAAATGGCTCTCAGCAGTGCAGGCCTGGCCTCTTGCGGCCCTCAAGTCATGCCCAATCTCATGCAGCACCGCTAATGACGGCCTCTGGTTCCTGTTCCCGGATGTGTCCCATTTGGCTTCCTGCAACAAGACAATGCTGCTCCAAATCGCAGTCCAGGCGGCTAGGGAAAACAAGAACAATGACACGCCAACCGTCATTAGGACATGCACAGCAGACCACAACACCTCCAGGTCTATAAAGGTCGCCTTCATACCTAATTCAACCAAGGCATCCCTCTGCATTACAGCTAACAAGGCGCTAGAGGAAGTCTCAATATACATGCACTAGCCCAGCTAGGGCAGCAAGTTCTTAGCAGGACATCTTATGTCTGCTAGCCGCTAGGTTAAGGGTTATCTTGCGTCTTAAGAGCCGTTGTGCACTAACAACGCTATAGCCTTTAGCTATTCCTAGTTGGCAGCTATTAGTCTTTTTGCCGGCGCTAAGGTACACTAATACAGCGTAGCAGCTAATGTCCTAGACAAATTTTTTAAGTATGCATAGGATAAGTCTATCTCTAGCAGCACTATAGTGCAGCTGTATAGAGCTAAGGATTATAGTGCTAATTACAGCATTAGCATTATAGCTAGCAGTGCTAAGAACCTTAAGTTTGTCTAGTAGGTAATTAAGATGTAGGTAAATAGGAAGTATGTCTTATAGGGAGATATAAGTAAGAACTAGAAAACTATTGCTATATATAGTCCTATTCCTATAGAGAAGTCATTATTACTTAAGAACTTTACTAGTAAtaatatagtattatagttagctttctatagtagtatctattagcagaagctaaaGTAATAATGCTTTTAaatagtgctataagttatactaaaaggattaagtctttagaggatatagtaattagttatatacttaataaggggcttataacattagttactagtaaagggtgctaaaAGTATCTAAGaggataattataaagttaattgctaaaaATCTATAGAAGGtaatctatttatataaaataaataTCTTTATATCCTTAAGTATTATTACTAAAACTAATATTTTAAAGTTAATTTTTATTTTAAAACTAATAATCTAAATGTTAATCCCTAGCGTAAACTGCTTATTATTTATTAATCTTTTTTATTTATATATAACCTTTTTTAGTTCTTCTATTCTAAAAAGTTACTTATATAATCTTATTTCTTATTTATATAAATGCTATACTACTTATGCTCTACTTAGCCTAATAAAGTTATATTACCTACAGCTTATTAGGTTATAACATTAGGTCTTCTTTCTAAAGGTTTTATCTTTAAAACTAGATAAGTAAGTAGTATCTCTTAAGCTAAAAAGTTATTAAACTTACTTCCTAATTTCTTATAATACTAATACTATATTAAGTTGCATTAAAAAATTAAAATTAAAATCTAAGTCTTAAAAAATAAAGATAAAAGATTATAAGCATCTTATGCTTCTAAAGTTCTTTAATGCTTATTTTACTATTACTAATATGCTTTATACTTACTATTTTTATATAAAAGTATCTTATTATTTTAGTAAAAGTTCTTTTTACTATTAAGCTTatattaaagtaaaaaagcTTTATAATAGTATCTTAGTAGTATCTACTTATAGGTAGctatactttatataattCTTTTTATTTAGCTAATCTAGTTATAGTTTAAAGGCTAAATACTTAATAAAGAAagtaaaataaaaaaaataaaaaagcTAATAAAAAGCTTTAAAAGCTTTATAAAAAGCTTAACGTGGTTGATAAGCGAGCGGATTAGACAAGCAAGCAGATCACCTGACTGCAACTACATTATAAATCTAGGCACATGTTAATGCTAAGCATAACAATTTAATAAAAACTACTTAGaatcctcttctttagacATTTTGTTATTAAACTAATAAGTTTGCGCATTATGTCCTGCGTTGCTGCAGACGCTACATTGCTGTTAACCTGTTTTAGTCCTTAGTTTGTAACTACTACTCTAACGCATTTCCTCTTAAACCTATGCTATTACCTCCCTCTGCAATTTAATATCCTCTGCCTTAGCTACAGTAAGGCTTCCTCCTTACCTAAGATGTGTTTTCTTAGCTTTCTAACGTTAGCTAAGTAGGTTGTTCTCCTTACAAAGGATCTTGTTTTTAGACCTTAATAAGGCAATCTAATGCATAATCCCTTGCGTTCCCTTATAGAACTAGTTAACAGCATTATTAATATGTATTAGGGAGCTATTTTAATAATTAGAGACCTTAGTTTTAATAAAAGTTAACTAAGAAGTTACCTTAATTAGGTTGTTTAGTGTTTTAGAAACCTAAAGTAGTAGTAATGTAGGCTGTAATCCTATAGGTGTTAGAGTGTGTAACTTAACGTTTAGCTTAGATAGCACACTTTCTGCACTTAAAGGGATAAGCCTAGACCCTCTAAATCCTCCTTAAATGTTTTTTTCTATAAGAGATTGCGTAAAGGCCTTATAAAACGCTAGGAAGAAGTTTTCCTTTGTAATATAGGTATTACCTTATTGCATCTTATCCTTAATTTCTTAACTGTACGCCTTCTTAAGAGGCCTAAAACACCTAACATTTAAGGGCTAAAGTAGATATAATAAATGTAGTAGCATATAAAGGGTAATAATCTTGTTTTCTTTATAGTATAGCTTAAAATCTGTTAAATAATAGCTTTTATACCTATCTATAGTAAGGAGGTAATATTAGCCTTTTAAACGCAGTTTTATATAATAATTAAAGTGCTGTACCTAATTTA encodes:
- a CDS encoding Putative carbohydrate-binding WSC, producing MKTSWLLSLVGLALLAHKASCTNTPLLPYDPETTSDCADWFNNDDDKTCEWVRDYFKATPDEFSSWNPSVGLDCKTWYNWNSYCVITWTKVKATQTTTSTTTTSSPTSTAPTLGPSPTAWKNMGCYVEDPEMPLLDINFTPNGDPSLSVPKCWQNCYRRFYQFAGLQNGNQCWCGSYVGGEWAANQTDCNLPCTGNPNTFCGGPALLQIYKADENVPPATATGAAGATTTPASTTTPASDAKHDSGAVKNPGMFWNPLG
- a CDS encoding Putative 2EXR domain-containing protein → MTTATTTATFHPFPRLPTELRARVWKLTVEPRIVEVRANNNVEGSESVVKWLPRMRYLCSPTPAPAQLQTCREAREHLTTCPDSVYRFDKAFSELATISSEGGPRQERYVWFNFDIDMLSIGRTDLHEFKAVAYQIRRLRLQRFISDEYFSRNESLLISWWFRNVAEVQLICLDGIRVAYLMTEDTDFPCGPENVYFVDLEEMGGTMMNSIDLDAMVTREYEERYGPGEQD